In the Tachyglossus aculeatus isolate mTacAcu1 chromosome 6, mTacAcu1.pri, whole genome shotgun sequence genome, ccaccagtgCCCTGGCTTTGAGTCAGAACCCCCAAGGGGAGATGAATCCAGGGAGCAGGAATGACCCAACCCTACAAGaactgtcctgcttggggccaAACTCATGCCTTCCAGCCAGCAATGGGGCAGGCTGAGCCTAGTTGAGAGCAGGGAGACCTTAGGCACCGATTTGTATCGGCTGAActctcctggccctgctctgACCCCTCATATTCCTTGGCCTGAGTCCACCCGGGGGCATACCCTACTGGATGGCAAGGGATGTGAGGTggcctctgctgtactctcccaagcactcagcacagcacTCTGTCCACAGCCTCAGgtcacagtgctgtacacagccAGCAcaaggcacagtgctctgcacatagtagttacCCAGTTTAGCTTTCTGCACACCTGAGGTGcctggtacagcactctgcacaccaaAGACATACACCTCAGTGCTCTGTAAACTGGAGGCACCCgacacagtgctctgtccacagctggtacctagtaagtagcACAGTTGCGAAGTTGAATAGGTCCAGAAGAGACAGTTCGtgtctgcccccctcctcctcggGGTCAAGCTTTCAGGAGGGGGCTTCTGCCCACCCTCAGCCTGGGACGAAAGCTACAGAGATTCCTggctgctcctgggattctgccCAGCCCAGGAAGCCAGCGGCCAGCTGCTATCCTTCCTGCCTGCTTCGTGGGCCGGTTACAGGGTTTAGTGACAGGTTTTCCTGTGCAGAGAGTTGAGCTTCACGCTGGGGTGCATATGGatctatcagatcagacacggtgccCAGCCCTCAAAGGACAGAGGGCGGGAGAGCACAGACCACCTCCCCATTTTaggggtggggaaatggaggggTCCAGAGCAGTTAGGGTGACTCTCAAGTTCACACGGAAGGCCCGggtcagagctggggctagaaccccacccttaattaattaattaattaatttttgtatttgttcacacttactgtgtgcaaagcactgttcaaagcgctggggaggatgcaaggtgatcagattgtcctatgtggggctcacaatcttaatctccattttacagatgaggtaactgaggcacagagaagttaagtgacttgcccaaagtcacacagctgacaagcggtggagccgggatttgaacccattacctctgactcccaagcccatgctctttccactgagccatgctgcttctctactggcttCTAGTGCCaggctctctctctgccccagcctTGGCTGCATTGGGCTTGGTCCCTGTTCCCTCTTTGGGTGCAGTGGCCCAAGTTTTGGCGCATTCCATGTTGGGCCGTTCCATGGTGAAAGAGAAAGTTCCCACTTGTTACAAACCCATCTCCCCGataccttccctcccctcccctcctctcttcctctcccgtcTTCCCTTCCACAACCCTTTGCCCTGCACGTTCTGCCAGTGCCCAGGATCAGTTGTAAAGCTGCTctgtccaaagctggtgctctgtccacagcaggTGCATGGCACAGCGCTCTGTCCACAGCTGGCACATGGCACAGAGCTCTGTCCACAGCTGGCACATGGCACAGAGCTCTGCCCTCAGCCAGCACAAGGCTGGCTGTGAAGCCGCGGGGGCCACAGCCCTTGGCTCATGCTTCTGACAGGCTGACTTCTGGGTGGGAGGCTCTGGGCGGTGCAGGTCCAACTCTGTGGCCTGGCTCCATGGGCAAGGCTCTGCAGCCTTCCTCCACTCTCCACGGCAGTGGCAGAGTAAGCGGGATCCTGGGACTTCCAAGCCCGGTCAGCCTAATGCTGAAGTACTTCCAGGTACCACGGGCTGGCACAGGCCCAGGTGTGCGAGGACTACATCTTGGCGGGCgggagacacgtgggctgccgcTTCCCCAGCCTGCAGGAGGCCGAGTACCAGGATTTCAACATCTGTGTCAACGGTTCCTTCTCCTCGCCCCCCACATCCCTGCAGCCCACCTATTTTACCCTCCAGCTTCAGAATATTGGTAAGAGTGACACTCCACGGATCCCCAGGAGCCTCCTGTGGGCACCCCAGACCCTTGTGGCCACTCCTGGATTCCCTCAGGCACACCCGGACCTCAGTGGGATCCTGAGGAGGGGttcggggggtgggagagaggcaggagtggCCCCGTTGGGAGGGTGCCCATGCCCACAGCCCACATGAGTTGCCCCTTTCCCAGGCAGCAGGGTAGGTGCAGTCCCTCCCCTGCAGTGCCCCACTTCCCCACAGTGCCCCACTGCTCCGTGTAGCACTCCCCCCATCAGTGCCCCGCAGCAGTGGATCCCAGGACACAAGCCACAATTCTTGGTgattttccccttctccattttcccctctttccATAGCTTTTGGATCCCTAGTGACAAACCCCTCaggtgcggggagggggagtgggagtaggggtgGGCTGAGGAGGACGAGACCAGTCATGGGGGCCCAAGGCGATGCCGGGCAGTGCTGGATCcagccccaggccccaggcctgTGGACAGAGAGGGTCCTATTTGCTCTGATGCAGTCCAGCCCAGGCCCCCCGAAGGACTGACCCTGAAGCCAAAGGACCCGGAGGGACCCCTCCTGGAGTGGCAGCCTCCCCATGggctcatccccccggcctgcctGGAGTACCACATCCAGGGCAAGGGTCCTCTTGGAGTGCTCTGGGAGGTAAGCCCCCACCTGGGGCCCCAAGGGACCCCCAACCCACCCCGGGACCCCTACCTCACCctggtcattcatttaatcattcattcaatcatatttattgagcactgactgtgtgcagagcactgtactaagcgcttggagagcacaatagagcaataaagacaaCCCttccccacaatgggcttacagtctagaggggagaggcagacatcaaaacaaggaaacaggaatcaatataaatagagttatagatatatacatatatacataagtgctgtgcgtggggaggggggaagagcaaagggagcaagtcgaagaGATGCGGAAGggcgggggagctgaggaagagggggcttagtctgggaaggcttcttggaggtggtgaaccttcaggagggctttgaagtggggaagagtgattgtctggaggattggaggagggagggcattccgggccagaggtaagacgtgggcctggggttggtggtgagacaagcgagatggagacccagtgagaaggttggcagcaCCAGAAGAGCAATGTACCtagactgggatggagaaggagagaagggaggtgaggtaagaggggcactccccccactccctctctgcgCATCCCCCGACCCCGCGGCCAGTCTAGCCCATCATCCTTCCAcgcatccccctcccagcaccgGTCAGCGGACCCGAAGGTGGCACTCCCCCAGCCCGAACCCGGCGGAGCCGCCACCTGTGTGCACGTACGGGCCCGCGTCAACATGTTCTGTGCCCAAGACGGACTCTGGAGTGAGTGGAGTGCCGAGCTCTGCCTACCAGGTGAGTGCCCCCGGCCCCTTCTGGCACCCGGGATGTGGGCTGTTGCCTTCCGGGCTCGGGACTTCCAGCTCCttcttaacgataataataataataatggtatttgttaagcacttactatgtgccaaactctgttctaagtgctggaataggtacaaggcaatcaggttgtcccacgtggtgttcacagtcttaatccccattttacagatgaggtcactgaggcacagagaagttaggtggtttgcccaaggtcacacagcagacaagtggcggagccggcattaaaacccatgtcttctgactcccaagcctgggctctttctgttaagccacgctgcttcatcccgtCTCCTGTTGCTGCCatgctcccttttcattcattcattcagtcgtatttattgagcgcttactgtgtgcagagtactgtattaagcgcttgggaagtacaagttggcaacatatagagacggtctctacccaacaacgggcttagggCAGGGTTTTCCGCTCAGAGGGGACTcaggaaatcataataataataataataataataataataataataataattaaggtgtttgttaatcgtttactatgtgctaagcactattctaagagctgggatagatacaaggtaatcaggctgtcccacgtggagctcacagtcttaacccccattttacggatgaggtcactgaggcacagagaagttaagtgatttgcccaaggtcacacagcagacaagtgggggagccgaaattagaacccacgacctctgactcccaagcccggggtcttgccactaggtcatgctgcttccccgagacgcattcattcattcaatcgtatttattgagtgcttactgtgtgcagagcactgtactaagcgcttgggaagtccaagttggcaacatatagagacggtccctgcccaacagtgggctcacagtctagaagggggagacagagagcaaaacaaaacatattaacaaaataaaaaatagaataaatatgtacaaataaaataaatagagtaataaatatgtacaaacatatatacatatatacagatgatcaggttgtccctcgtggggctcacagtcttcatccccattttacagataataataataatggtagcatttattaagagcttactatgtgcaaagcactgttctaagtgctggggaggatacacggagatcaggttgtcccccgtggggctcacagtcttcatccccattttacagatgaggtcactgaggcccagagaataataataataataataataataataataataataataataatggcatttattaagccctactatgtgtcaagcactgttctaagcgatggggaggttacaaggtgatcaggttgtcctccgtggggctcacagtcttcatccccattttacagatgaggtcactgaggcccagagaataataataataataataatggcatttattaagcacttactatgtgccaagcactgttctaagcgctgcggaggttacaaggtgatcaggttgtcccccgtggggctcacagtcttcatcctcattttacagatgaggtgaggtgaGGACGCATGAGGCGCGGCTCAGCCTTTGGGGAGTCTCGAGTGCGGTGGGGGCAACGGGAGGGTGCAGATAACGTGCAGGCTGCGGGAGCAGGGGCAGAACACAGCAGGAATTCGGAGTGGAATCACTGGGTCAACCCGGGAAAACAGGCCCGGGAGCGCAGAtccattctcaggccccctgcccTCAGGACTCAGCACCTTCCCTGTACCCCAGCCCCCCAGCGCccagcagagagaggaggaggaggaggagatagaggtAGACCGGTCCTTTGTGTGCGTGTGACTTGCTTCTCCAGAGTCCGAGAGTAGGCCGCAAGTGCTGTGGGCGATGTCGGCGCTGGGGCTCGGATTGATCGGTGCCGTCGTGGGGCTCCTGCTGCTGGGCCGGAGGCACAAGGCTCTCCTGAAGCCGGTGAGTGGGGCCGGGGGGACCCCTGGGGAGGCCCACCACCCCGAGGAGAAGACGCCCTCCTctcctaataatcataatgacactggtatttggtaagcgtttactatgtgcaaagcactgttctaagcattggggaggatacaaggtaatcaggttgtcccatgcgagaCATCAGGAtgtctcacaatcttagtccccattttacagatagggaactgaggcccagggaataataataataatggtatttgttaagtgcttactatgtgcaaagcactgttctaagcactggggggatacaaggtgatcaggttggcccacgtggggctcactgtcttaatccccattttacagatgagggaactgaggcccagagaagtgaagtaacttgcccaaggtcacacagcagacaagtggtgaagttgggattagaacccacgacctttcaactcccaggcccctgctctatccactataccgtgcCCCTTCTCACGTCGGTTgtgttatactaagcgcttccttgCGCGCTCTCTGTTCAGCTTCTactctttcgttcattcagttcatttgatcggatttgttgagggcttaccgtgtgcagagcactgtacaaagcacttgggagggtacactataacgataaacagacgcattccatgcccacagtgagtttacagttcagatggggagacagacattaatataaataaataaaatacagataagtactgaagtgctttagggctggaaggggggatgaatatgtatatagctgtatacagctataatttatttatttatttatctgtttatttatttatatttatgtctgtctccccctctagactgtgagctcactgtggagagggaatgagtctgtttatcgttattgtgtaccctcccaagcacttaggacagtgctttgcacacagtaggtgctcaataaatacgattgattgaatgaatgaatttatgaaaggAGCAAGCACTGTgtagacaagcactgtactaagcgctgaagaagcTACTCTGTGACAAGCGCCAAAACAGCTACAAGATAATGAGGGcggacatagcccctgccccacggggggttcactcagtcattcactcattcagtcgtatttattgagtgcagagtacagtacaagaacaaatcgacattcccttcccacaacgaacttgcagtttagagggtggAGTGGAGCTCACATTCCTGCTGTGCTAAACGCTAATGAGGGCGGTCATAGCCCCTGTCCCGGGGGgggttcactcagtcattcactcattcagtcgtatttattgaatgcagagtacagtacaagaacaaatcgacattccctgcccacaacgaacttgcagtctagagggtggagtgGAGCTCACATTCCTGCTGTGCTAAACGCTAATGAGggcggacatagcccctgtcccacggggggttcactcagtcattcactcattcagtcgtatttattgagtgcagagtacagtacaagaacaaatcgacattccctgcccacaacgaacttgcagtctagaaggtggagtggagctcacagtcctgctGTGCTAAACGCTAATGAGggcggacatagcccctgtcccacggggggttcactcagtcattcactcattcagtcgtatttattgagtgcagagtacagtacaagaacaaatcgacattccctgcccacaacgaacttgcagtctagagggtggagtgGAGCTCACATTCCTGCTGTGCtaaacgatggggtagatacaaaatgaacaggtcacactcccccccacccaccccccgacGTCCTCACTCCTCTGGGCTGGCCAGCTCGGTGCCAGGCCCCTCCCGCCCCGCACCCCAGTTCCCCTGGGCTCGCAGGGCCGGGTCGCAGCCCTGGCCTTTGGCCCTGCCTTGGGGTGGgtgccagcaatcaatcaatcgcatttattgagcacttactgtgtgcagagcactgtactaagccaacaGCCTCCTTCTGTTTCAGGTCCTGGCCAGGATGGGGCTGCCCTCCTCCAGAGGGTCTGACGTGGTCCGGCCCAGGCGAGAGGATGAAGCTTAGCCCCTGACCACTGCCGGCAGTGCCCCCCGGGCCCAGGGTCCGGGTGGGCGGGGAAGGGGCCTGTGGCAAGGGGAAGGCAGGGGCCCCCCGAAACGTGGAGGTCGGATGGGCAGGGGGTCTGGGCTCCAGGGGCGAGGGGCGGGTCCCCGGCTGAGCCCCAAGGAAAGGGGGTGACCATCCGAGCCGAGGGGGGCATGGCTGGGGGGCACCAGGGGAGAATGGAGCTGGGAGAGCCAGGTGCCAGGGTGCCGAGGCATTGGCTggatgcccttttagactgtgagcccactgttgggtagggactgtctctatatgttgccaacttggacttcccaagcgcttagacagtcacagtctagaagggggagacagacaacaaaacatattaacaaaataaaataaatcaaataaatatggagaagcagtgtggctcagtggaaagagcccgggctttggagtccgaggtcgtgggttccaatcccggctccaccacatgcctgctgtgtgaccttgggcaagtcacttcacttctctgagcctcagttacctcatctggaaaatggggatgaagactgtgagccccacgtgggacaacctgatcaccttggatctccccagcgcttagaacagtgctttgcacatagtaagcgcttaacaaatgccatcatcatcatcattagtacagtgctctgcacacagtaagtgctcaataaatacgattgattgactgattgattgattgccctgggaGTCCCTGCTCGGGACCATTTTTCCACGCACAGCTTGGGGACAGCAGCCCGGCCGTCGAGGTGCCGGCATCTGCTGGGAGAATCCGGTTGCTTCCAGGCTCTAATTCGATCCGATCTACTCGctcgtctttcattcatttattcaatcgtatttcttgagcgcttactgtgtgcagagcactgtactaagcgcttgggaagtacacgttggcaacatacagatatagatatcgataatcctgtcggtctccagcattcattcattcattcagtcgtatttattgagcgccgactgcgtgcacagcactgcactaagcgcttggaaagtacaatacagcaatcaagagagcaatccctacctacaacgggctcacagtctacggtgggcggtgggggggggggggggggggggagagacagacagcaaaacaagtaaacaggtatcattcattcaatcgtatttattgagcgcttcctgtgtgcagagcactgtactaagtgcttgaaaagtacgaGTCGGGTATCAGTAAACGCCGGATCCCCGACTCTCGATCGTTGGGTCCGAGTCCCTGTGGAGACATCCGGATCCCCCTATCCGGATCCCCCTGTCAGGATCCCTTGTTCCAGAGCCACTTCCCCAGCTCTGGATCTCCCTGTCCAGATCCCCGGGTACCAATCCCCCCGTCCTGATCACCGGGCCTGGATCAACCTGTCCAGGTCCCTGTGTCCAGATCTCTGGGTTCAAATCGCTGTGAAGACaccgccccctccatccccccgtctggACCTCTGTCTGGATCTTCGTGTCCAGATCCCCTCCGTGTCTGGATCCCCGAAGGCGCTACCTCGAACAGGAGGGGAGGCTGAAGGATGTGGAAGCAGTGGGGTCCTGGGGGTCTGACAGAGTTGGCCGGACTTGGCCCCGTGGTGGCCGTATTCCTACTGGACCGTATTCCTGGTTGGAATAAAAGGCCATGATTCGTTTCGAAAGTTTCCCTGAACAACTGACTCCTTTTGGATGAATTTCCTccctgggggagaggcagaggattaGGGGTTGCCTGCCTTCCTTCAAATCCCCCTCAGCCCTCcacagtcagtcactcattcactcaatcgttcattcaatcccatttattgagggcttactgtgtgcagagcactgtactaagcgcttggaaagtaccttgtaacaatagacagacacattcccttccaacaacgagcaacagtctagaggtggagacagacattgatatgattAAAATTGACTTACATAGATTGGCAGCCAGGGACACTGAGCTGGAAGACCCAGATTCCAGTCCGGTTCTGTCCCTGACCAGCTGAATGAtttcacaagtcacttcacctctctaggaCCCCAGTTTCCACATCCGTGAAATGGGATCAgagccctgcttcccttccctcttcaactgtgagccacattcattcattcattcaatcgtatttattgagcacttactgtgtgcagagcactgtactaagtgcttgggaagtccaagtcggcaacatatagagacggtccctacccaacaacgggctcacagtctagaagggggagacagacagcagaacaaaacatgtagacaggtgtcaaaatcgtcagaaaaaaaaatagaattaaagctaaatgcacatcattaacaaaatgaatagaatagtaaatatgtactagtaaaatagagtaataaatctgtacaaatatatacaagtgctgtggagagaggaaggaggtagggcagaaggaggggatggggagaaggagagaaaaaagggaactcagtctgggaaggcctcctggaggaggtgagctctcagtagggctttgaagggaggaagagagctagcttggccgatgtgtgggaggagggcattccaggccgggatcagagccctgcttcccttctctcttaaactgtgagccacaagagGGACAAGGACTCTATCTGATATGAATGTCTGGCATCCGCCCTAgtaacaattgtaataataataatagtaataataataatggcatttgtcaagtgcttactgttctaaacgctggacactgttctaagtgctgggcactgttctaagtgctgttctagcGCTTGGCTTAGTGCTGGTCAAAGAATAAACGCTTACTCGATATcgtaattgttatttttattgctcTTACCAGCCAGTCTCATGCACAGCAATGATCGTGCCTGACTCGGGGCTGCCACGAGCAGCTCAGAGATGCCAGGGCCATCTGCTGGTGTGTCCAGTCCAGTTCGGTCCAGTCttcgtgaagtgttccatatttttcctatttattttattttgttaatatgtttggttttgttccctgtctcccccttctagactgtgagcccactgttggttagggaccgtctctatgtgttgccaacttgtacttcccaagtgcttagtacagtgctctgcacacagtaagcgctcaataaatatgattgattgattgatccggtccaccctgctctgcccagcCCTCCCGGAGCATCACCGACCCCCTCCTGGCCCTCCCAGCGGGACACTGACCCTTGTCCACCCCGAAACAATGAGTGCGCGTGGCTGGATACCAGCCAGGGATGGTGGCAGCTGATGACAGGAATCATGTCCTGGAATCCAGGAATCATGGagtcagcagtgtggcctaatggatagagcaggggtagggagtcagaaggtcatgggttctaacccctgctctgccacttatctgctgtgtggcctcgggcaagtcacttcagttctctgggcctaaattccctcatctgtaaaatggggattaagactgtgagccttatgtgggacagagattatcgtgaatctaccccagtgcttagtacagtgcctggcacatagtaagcacttaacaaataccattattgctattattatgtcaCAACACTGTTCTCTGTGGAAGTCTACTAGTATTGAAGCCAGGTGGGGGAGCGGGggacccctgccctgcccccttgcTCCAGAGCCACCGTGTTCTCTTTgggaacataataacaataataataacaatggcatttattaagcacttactatgtgcaaagcactgttctaagcactggggggatacaaggtgatcaggttgtcccacgggggggctcacagtcaacccctattttacagatgaggtaactgaggcccagagaagcgaagtgacttgcccaaggtcacacagctgacagttggcggggccgggatttgaacccacgaccactgactccaaagcccatgctctttccactgagccacgctgcttctcttggacacTGTGGCCGAGCAGTAGGACTGAGCAGCCAAACTGGGAGGGAGGCTGGACGCTGACAGTGGAGATGCCAGACCCTAAAGATGTGGAATACACCAGCCTGTCTCTAGGAGTAATCAGTcactggtcagtcaatcaatcaaataatcatatttattaagtgcttatcatgtgtagagcactcccaatcaatcaatcaatcaatcatatttattgagcgcttactatgtgcagagcactgtactaagcgcttgggaagtacaaattggcatcacatagagacagtccctacccaacagtgggctcacagtctaaaaggactcccaagcacttagtacagtgctctgcacacagtaagcactcaataaatatgattgaatgaatgaatgaatgtaatataacaataaacagacaccctccctgcccacagaagagtttacagtccagtttacagtctacagtgcagagcacagtattgattgattgactgaccttccGATTTACTGACTGACGGATTGACGGACAGTTTGCCTGATGAATGTACTGACTGTCAGATGGACGTACAGACGGGCTGACAGACCGACAGGCAGTCGGATGGACTGGAGAAAGACCACTGATGAACCGAGCATGCAGGCTGGTTCAGGCAGGTACAGGCTGGGGACAGCCCTGCCTGATCTCCTGACTCGGCCTTGCTCCTGGCCAACCTGCTCTGGAAAAGGTGGAGTTTCCCCGGGGGGGATCCTCTCTGCTCAACCaagggcttgctcaaggtcacacagagggagagggtctccccttctcaactgtagGCTCACCATGGAAAGGCAACtgcccattcagttgtattgtgctctcccaagtgctttgtacagtgctctccatgcagtaagtgctcagagaataccatgggttgattgattgattgggctgttccccctgcctctgcccatccccacctctgccccttcctttaACCTCTCTGCCCTGGACCCATTTCCACCTCACCCCGGCCCTCTCCCTGGGCCGGCTATGTTGGGATGCCCAGGCCAGGACGGGCCTGAGGAGGCTGCCTGACTgagccgctcattcattcattcagtcgtatttattaagcgcttactgtgtaaagagcgagaagcagtgtggccctgtggcaagagcacaggcttgggagtcagaggacgtaggttctaatcctggttccaccacttgtctgctgtgtgactttgggcaagtcacttaacttctctgtgcctcagttacctcaaaaaaaatcaaattagtgCGTGAAGTTGGAAGCAC is a window encoding:
- the IL13RA2 gene encoding interleukin-13 receptor subunit alpha-2 isoform X6 is translated as MDSTWIYWVMLMGWLAQGTSSSPLDTLGTPQDLQIIDPGFLGFMSITWQPPSTLPAPGSCAVRYELKYRNAGQEYWQTVITTQLSYEDGFDLNGAIEAKVRTILGDDCEDGSSLHSPWAQMVVQPDSRGALGTRVQDLRCVYTNWEQLLCTWRPGEDAPPEADYHLYYWYHGLAQAQVCEDYILAGGRHVGCRFPSLQEAEYQDFNICVNGSFSSPPTSLQPTYFTLQLQNIVQPRPPEGLTLKPKDPEGPLLEWQPPHGLIPPACLEYHIQGKGPLGVLWEHRSADPKVALPQPEPGGAATCVHVRARVNMFCAQDGLWSEWSAELCLPESESRPQVLWAMSALGLGLIGAVVGLLLLGRRHKALLKPIPSVSGSPKALPRTGGEAEGCGSSGVLGV
- the IL13RA2 gene encoding interleukin-13 receptor subunit alpha-2 isoform X5; translation: MAEVKGLAGAGSGFPPSTTPSRSSCSTRRQSCTRVHGFHMDLLGDADGLASPRDFILTAGHTGHPPGPADHRPRVFGLHEHHVATTLHLARSWELCSSLRAKIPQCRPGVLADGHHHTVKLRRWVRSQWGHRSQGALGTRVQDLRCVYTNWEQLLCTWRPGEDAPPEADYHLYYWYHGLAQAQVCEDYILAGGRHVGCRFPSLQEAEYQDFNICVNGSFSSPPTSLQPTYFTLQLQNIVQPRPPEGLTLKPKDPEGPLLEWQPPHGLIPPACLEYHIQGKGPLGVLWEHRSADPKVALPQPEPGGAATCVHVRARVNMFCAQDGLWSEWSAELCLPESESRPQVLWAMSALGLGLIGAVVGLLLLGRRHKALLKPIPSVSGSPKALPRTGGEAEGCGSSGVLGV